In the Paenibacillus sp. FSL H7-0357 genome, one interval contains:
- a CDS encoding major tail protein, giving the protein MEKKYGEFVGVDNLHFAKVTDTTDSYTAEAPKYLAPAAEISAEAETSNTPTYYDNVPGNNYVSEGVTTLTITVSGIPAYLAAELLGKDFDPATGRLIDSGQPNPPDVAVGYRANIGREDYRYTWYLKGTFSGGAEEAATKTADVDIRTYQLTFTAVATTKQFDVMGEDKPIKKVSGDTTHEAFDPTGWFAQVQTPDNSGAPAALTFTSVPANNATSVAVGANMVLTFANKLSSYSAVLLNGSFDVIASAITLDSTGKVLTINPNANLAAATEYAVIINGAKDVYGQTLPQTVISFTTA; this is encoded by the coding sequence GTGGAAAAGAAATATGGTGAATTTGTCGGAGTTGATAACCTGCACTTTGCCAAGGTCACGGATACAACGGACAGTTATACAGCAGAGGCTCCTAAGTATCTTGCACCGGCTGCAGAAATTTCAGCGGAAGCTGAAACCAGCAACACGCCGACTTACTATGACAACGTTCCGGGAAACAACTATGTATCTGAGGGTGTAACCACCCTGACGATTACGGTGTCCGGCATTCCGGCTTATCTGGCTGCGGAGCTGCTCGGCAAAGATTTTGACCCGGCAACCGGACGGCTGATCGACAGCGGCCAGCCCAATCCGCCAGATGTGGCAGTTGGATACCGTGCAAACATCGGCAGAGAAGATTATCGCTATACATGGTATCTCAAGGGCACATTTTCTGGGGGAGCGGAAGAGGCTGCGACTAAAACAGCGGATGTTGATATCCGCACTTATCAGTTGACCTTTACTGCCGTTGCAACCACTAAGCAGTTTGATGTTATGGGTGAGGACAAGCCTATCAAGAAGGTATCAGGTGATACGACACACGAAGCCTTTGATCCTACGGGCTGGTTTGCGCAAGTCCAGACCCCGGATAACTCCGGTGCGCCTGCCGCGCTAACATTTACCAGCGTCCCAGCTAATAATGCTACAAGCGTGGCCGTAGGGGCCAATATGGTTCTGACATTTGCGAACAAGCTTTCTTCATACTCGGCTGTGCTGCTTAATGGCAGCTTTGACGTTATTGCTTCGGCAATCACACTGGACTCCACAGGTAAAGTGCTAACGATTAACCCGAATGCAAACTTGGCAGCAGCGACAGAGTACGCGGTGATCATCAACGGGGCAAAGGATGTTTACGGCCAGACGCTGCCGCAGACGGTGATTAGCTTTACAACGGCATAA
- the dnaB gene encoding replicative DNA helicase, whose protein sequence is MQSSELIRELPNSPAAEATVLGAILIDKTGDAAEIASSLQPDTFFNPAHQQIFKAILELHREDDPIELPALVNELNRMKQLEKIGGVSYLAKLAHAVPTAANIGYYIGVLEDKHTLRKAIYAAERQMKQAYESDDAGLVVNSMLNEAAALSDQASSDDDFQPIKKVLFKVIESTEERCENVKNGITTGLYTGYTDLDGMLAGLHKGDLIIVAARPSVGKTAFALNIAQNVAVKTKETVAVFSLEMSAPQLVQRMVSAEVNLDANAMRTGEMKAHDWDKMAGAASILGEANIFIADPGVITVQEIRTRCRRLKKSQGLGLIVIDYLQLIQGRGKSGDNRQQEVSEISRTLKQIARELDVPVIALSQLSRGVEQRQDKRPMMSDLRESGAIEQDADVVAFLYRDDYYNADSEKKNIIEIIISKQRNGPVGTVELVFLKQFNKFVNYERSHAS, encoded by the coding sequence ATGCAAAGCTCGGAATTAATACGCGAACTACCGAATAGCCCGGCGGCAGAAGCAACGGTTCTCGGTGCAATCCTTATTGACAAAACAGGGGATGCCGCAGAGATTGCGTCCAGTCTACAGCCTGACACATTCTTTAATCCGGCACATCAGCAGATATTCAAGGCCATTCTTGAACTGCACAGAGAAGATGATCCTATCGAGCTTCCGGCGCTTGTGAATGAGCTAAACCGCATGAAGCAGTTGGAGAAGATCGGAGGGGTTAGCTATCTGGCTAAATTAGCTCATGCAGTTCCGACAGCGGCAAATATTGGCTATTACATCGGCGTTCTCGAGGACAAGCACACTTTGCGCAAGGCAATTTATGCGGCTGAACGGCAGATGAAACAGGCGTACGAAAGTGACGATGCCGGGCTGGTTGTTAACAGTATGTTGAACGAAGCAGCTGCTTTATCGGATCAGGCTTCCTCTGACGATGATTTCCAGCCAATAAAAAAGGTGCTGTTCAAGGTAATCGAATCAACGGAAGAACGTTGCGAAAACGTAAAGAACGGCATTACAACGGGGCTTTATACCGGATACACGGATTTAGATGGTATGCTGGCTGGCTTGCATAAAGGTGATCTAATTATAGTCGCTGCCCGTCCATCCGTAGGCAAGACGGCGTTCGCGCTTAACATCGCTCAGAACGTGGCAGTCAAAACCAAGGAAACTGTCGCAGTGTTCAGCCTTGAAATGTCGGCCCCGCAGCTAGTACAGCGCATGGTTAGCGCTGAAGTTAATCTGGATGCCAACGCAATGCGGACAGGTGAAATGAAGGCTCATGATTGGGATAAGATGGCCGGGGCTGCTTCCATTCTTGGCGAAGCTAATATCTTCATTGCAGATCCGGGTGTTATCACTGTTCAGGAGATACGCACGCGCTGCCGCCGATTGAAGAAGAGCCAAGGTCTTGGGCTGATTGTTATTGATTATCTGCAATTGATTCAGGGCCGGGGCAAAAGCGGCGATAACCGCCAGCAGGAAGTATCCGAAATCTCGCGGACGCTGAAGCAAATTGCCCGGGAACTGGACGTGCCGGTGATTGCACTTTCCCAGCTCAGCCGGGGAGTGGAGCAGCGCCAGGACAAGCGCCCGATGATGAGCGACCTTCGCGAGTCTGGAGCTATTGAGCAGGATGCGGATGTTGTGGCCTTCCTTTACCGGGATGATTACTACAACGCCGATTCGGAGAAAAAGAACATCATCGAAATTATCATTTCCAAGCAGCGTAATGGCCCGGTAGGAACCGTTGAACTGGTGTTCCTGAAGCAATTTAATAAATTTGTCAATTATGAACGGTCGCATGCTTCATGA
- a CDS encoding phage head completion protein, with protein sequence MWKPGVQQFSTQIRVQHRQETKVNGAPDISYVDADIPLGLCNWKGRGGSESVTAGTVVVADTAELTMWYRPDITEKTRMLLHDDVKLPYEVTNVENVEMRNQFMIVKVKRVVNG encoded by the coding sequence ATGTGGAAACCTGGAGTACAGCAGTTCAGCACACAGATCCGGGTACAGCACCGGCAGGAAACGAAGGTGAACGGTGCGCCAGATATCAGCTATGTTGATGCCGATATCCCCTTAGGTCTATGTAACTGGAAGGGGCGCGGCGGCTCGGAGAGTGTGACGGCTGGGACAGTAGTTGTTGCGGACACTGCGGAGCTTACTATGTGGTATCGCCCGGACATAACGGAAAAGACTCGCATGCTGCTGCATGATGATGTGAAACTCCCCTATGAGGTCACGAATGTCGAGAATGTGGAAATGCGGAATCAATTCATGATCGTCAAGGTCAAACGGGTGGTGAATGGCTAA
- the terS gene encoding phage terminase small subunit, with protein sequence MSRGRSENRDKAFRMWEKSGRTLPLVEIAKRLGIASSLVRKWKHEDAWEARPSRKRGGQPGNTNAVGNKGGAAPPGNSNAWKNGNYESMWMSQIAAEHKLQLMKMETDPREILLNEVRLLEFREYMLMKNMKDIEAGEDRLSIERKYQFYEEDDVEAGGAEMLRFVNDVPEFQPVKVVKKQIVEEKTKEPQKMERILQIHGALTAVQGRKLRCIALLDQFDRNELTTDELRLKVERMQLEVNKLRSEAW encoded by the coding sequence GTGAGTAGGGGCCGCAGTGAGAACCGTGACAAAGCATTTCGGATGTGGGAGAAAAGCGGTAGAACGCTTCCGCTGGTAGAGATTGCAAAGCGCTTGGGTATCGCTTCATCGCTGGTGCGTAAGTGGAAACATGAAGATGCATGGGAGGCGCGGCCAAGTCGGAAACGCGGCGGTCAGCCGGGGAATACGAATGCCGTGGGCAATAAGGGTGGTGCTGCTCCGCCAGGTAATTCAAACGCCTGGAAGAATGGGAACTATGAATCCATGTGGATGAGTCAGATTGCGGCTGAGCATAAGCTGCAGCTCATGAAGATGGAAACAGACCCGCGTGAAATCCTGCTGAATGAAGTCAGGCTGCTTGAGTTCCGCGAATACATGCTAATGAAGAACATGAAGGATATCGAGGCCGGAGAAGATCGGCTCAGCATAGAACGGAAATATCAATTCTATGAAGAGGATGATGTTGAAGCAGGCGGAGCAGAGATGCTGCGCTTCGTGAATGATGTTCCTGAGTTCCAGCCGGTCAAGGTTGTGAAGAAGCAGATTGTTGAAGAGAAGACCAAGGAGCCGCAGAAGATGGAGCGCATCTTGCAAATACATGGCGCTTTAACGGCGGTTCAGGGCCGGAAGCTCAGGTGCATTGCTCTACTGGATCAATTCGACCGCAACGAGCTGACGACCGACGAGCTGCGGCTTAAGGTTGAACGCATGCAGCTTGAAGTGAATAAACTCAGATCGGAGGCGTGGTGA
- a CDS encoding helix-turn-helix domain-containing protein, which translates to MAIGHFPTALQDVMKRQGYTLAQVGRAANIDGSQVGKIVKGTRKASEPVMRAAAEHYDDGQLFLAAAAEVTGGAFTPWLDNVDLHRASVLFKTIEEMQEVLDASKQAAISKTNEQINETERQQIKRLLMETVEAITALSHLAAAICKEYSFSWLGTWKEHRAELKLKNYVK; encoded by the coding sequence GTGGCAATTGGACATTTTCCTACAGCCCTACAAGATGTGATGAAACGTCAGGGCTACACATTAGCACAGGTTGGCAGAGCAGCAAATATTGACGGTTCCCAGGTTGGGAAAATCGTTAAGGGTACGCGAAAGGCATCCGAGCCGGTCATGAGAGCCGCAGCTGAGCATTATGACGATGGACAGTTGTTCCTCGCGGCCGCAGCCGAAGTGACCGGGGGAGCTTTTACCCCATGGCTGGACAACGTAGACCTACATAGAGCAAGTGTCCTATTTAAAACCATAGAGGAAATGCAGGAAGTGCTTGATGCTTCTAAACAAGCTGCAATCAGCAAAACGAATGAGCAGATTAACGAAACCGAGCGCCAACAGATTAAGCGTCTGCTAATGGAAACGGTGGAAGCAATCACGGCGCTGAGTCACTTAGCCGCAGCAATTTGCAAGGAGTATTCGTTCAGTTGGTTGGGGACCTGGAAGGAACATCGGGCTGAGTTGAAGCTTAAAAACTATGTGAAATGA
- a CDS encoding HNH endonuclease signature motif containing protein yields MARHAILQAFYTSEVWRLFRLTLIGERGNGCQRCGRIIAKSVDIIGHHKIELTPENVNDHSISLNPDLVELICYDCHNQEHKRFGYQNRKEVFLVYGPPLSGLLELVRQQMSRGDLIVNMDMLYSALSGLPDYDKPDALFSNVIGVQNFLIDNIKTRLGKWGTAWIVGGFPEKFKRDRLAEETGAELIYCPVSREDCLARLESNEALQYRKDEWRGYIEKWFEQYRE; encoded by the coding sequence ATGGCACGGCATGCAATACTGCAGGCGTTTTACACATCGGAAGTATGGCGCTTGTTCCGGCTTACCTTAATAGGAGAGCGCGGCAATGGTTGCCAGCGCTGCGGCCGGATCATCGCCAAATCCGTTGATATCATTGGTCACCACAAGATTGAGCTAACGCCTGAGAATGTCAACGACCATTCAATCAGCCTTAACCCGGATTTGGTTGAGCTCATCTGTTATGACTGCCATAACCAGGAGCATAAACGGTTTGGATACCAAAACAGGAAAGAAGTCTTCTTAGTCTACGGCCCGCCGTTGTCCGGTCTGTTGGAGCTTGTGCGGCAGCAGATGAGCCGGGGCGATCTGATCGTTAACATGGACATGCTGTACTCGGCGCTGTCCGGCCTGCCTGATTATGACAAGCCCGATGCACTGTTCTCCAATGTGATCGGTGTTCAGAACTTCCTTATCGACAACATCAAGACGAGGCTGGGCAAGTGGGGCACAGCTTGGATTGTCGGCGGATTCCCTGAGAAGTTCAAGCGTGATCGGCTGGCCGAAGAGACTGGTGCGGAACTGATCTACTGTCCAGTAAGCCGGGAGGATTGCCTTGCAAGGCTGGAGAGCAATGAGGCGCTGCAGTATCGGAAGGATGAATGGCGCGGGTACATTGAGAAATGGTTTGAACAATACCGTGAATGA
- a CDS encoding tyrosine-type recombinase/integrase produces the protein MKHYFRSRSMRNYLFFCIGIYSGLRVSDLLTITVREARYNYINKVEKKNGHSKRFVVHPSIRSDLDTFIADKADDEYLFASRQRKTISQLKQQPIDRSTAYRFLNEAARKFGLEEFGNHTLRKTWGYRLYQQDERNLALLIDAFGHSDMRVTLRYIGLTQDLLDRATMRMR, from the coding sequence ATGAAGCATTATTTTCGGAGTCGTAGTATGCGGAATTACCTGTTCTTCTGTATCGGGATATACTCCGGCCTTCGTGTCTCTGACTTGCTCACAATCACAGTAAGAGAAGCCAGATACAATTATATAAACAAGGTGGAGAAGAAGAATGGGCACAGCAAAAGATTTGTTGTTCATCCTAGTATTCGCTCTGATTTGGATACATTCATTGCTGATAAGGCGGATGACGAATATTTGTTTGCAAGCAGACAAAGGAAAACGATAAGTCAGCTCAAGCAGCAACCGATAGACCGCTCAACGGCCTATCGCTTTCTTAATGAGGCAGCAAGGAAGTTTGGTCTTGAGGAGTTTGGCAATCACACGCTTCGAAAAACGTGGGGATATCGACTATATCAACAAGATGAGCGAAATCTCGCGTTACTAATTGATGCATTCGGACATAGCGATATGAGGGTTACATTGCGCTATATAGGCCTGACACAAGACCTTTTAGACCGTGCAACCATGAGAATGCGTTGA
- a CDS encoding HK97-gp10 family putative phage morphogenesis protein — MARSRRVTNSRTITLDVSGVEDYLARVQAAGRSVDDAVKAALTESAAPIQTDIKKWAEKHKLTGTTLAGVDIAEPKQFGNNIVVQVGVDDTKSPGAWHSTFVEYGTPTQPADPGIRTAFEKNKNKVKKIQREVLKREGLPVD, encoded by the coding sequence ATGGCACGAAGCCGCAGAGTGACCAACTCGCGTACTATCACCTTGGACGTGTCCGGCGTTGAGGATTACCTTGCTCGGGTGCAAGCAGCTGGCCGGAGCGTGGACGATGCTGTTAAGGCCGCACTGACCGAAAGCGCCGCACCGATCCAGACAGATATTAAGAAATGGGCTGAGAAGCATAAGCTGACCGGAACCACACTGGCCGGGGTAGATATCGCGGAACCGAAGCAGTTCGGCAATAACATTGTTGTCCAGGTCGGTGTTGATGATACCAAATCGCCGGGGGCATGGCACTCCACTTTCGTGGAATACGGTACACCTACTCAACCAGCAGACCCCGGTATTCGGACAGCCTTCGAAAAGAATAAGAACAAGGTCAAGAAGATCCAGCGTGAAGTGCTGAAGCGGGAGGGGTTGCCGGTTGATTAA
- a CDS encoding HK97 family phage prohead protease: MQKNKLPVMHEPERRAFVMNDLRTDPAGNIMEGHAAVFDQATVIGGWFKEIIERGAFDKTDFKDVIMSVNHDLKRIPLARSRNNNANSTLQLQVDEQGLNTRAELDVENNMEAKALYSAVGRGDISGMSFIFTVRDETWEGLDTELPTRRIKDIGRVIEISAVSFPAYDGTDINARDQQALDSARAALESARSGLDSSLSDLDLAKEKLKFI; the protein is encoded by the coding sequence ATGCAGAAGAATAAGCTTCCGGTTATGCATGAGCCGGAGCGCCGGGCGTTTGTTATGAATGATCTTCGGACAGATCCGGCAGGGAATATCATGGAAGGACATGCAGCCGTGTTTGATCAAGCAACCGTTATCGGAGGCTGGTTCAAGGAAATCATTGAGCGCGGAGCATTCGACAAAACCGATTTTAAGGATGTGATCATGAGCGTCAATCATGACCTGAAGCGGATTCCATTGGCTCGAAGCCGGAATAACAATGCAAATTCCACACTTCAACTTCAAGTGGATGAGCAGGGGCTGAATACGAGGGCTGAACTGGATGTTGAGAACAACATGGAGGCTAAAGCTTTATACAGCGCAGTTGGGCGAGGGGACATTTCTGGAATGTCCTTTATTTTTACTGTACGGGACGAAACCTGGGAGGGGCTTGATACAGAACTTCCCACCCGCCGCATTAAAGACATTGGCCGAGTGATTGAAATCTCTGCGGTATCCTTCCCGGCTTATGACGGGACTGATATAAATGCTCGTGACCAGCAGGCACTGGATAGCGCCCGCGCCGCACTGGAGAGTGCGAGGTCTGGACTGGATAGTTCATTGAGCGATTTGGATTTGGCAAAAGAGAAATTGAAATTCATCTAA
- a CDS encoding phage major capsid protein — protein sequence MKDFLKKLLKNKEEARSALKDKGLKSNDIVEVRSIGAQVEAIDAEIAELRQQLESMPDDPIAGGATPPEPEQRGAGQLPAGNAAMAQFLKSFNIGGQSQERSEEPADPYGTVEYRNAFMIFAKTGEVKPELRANATTTTADVSAVIPTTILNEIIKKVTVYGQVFSRVRKLNIKGGVEVPILTLKPVATWIGETTVSDKQKAQANTKLTFTYFGLECKVAISLLADTVTLAGFETVITDLIVEAMVQAIDLAVIKGTGTGQPKGITVDTRVPAAQIVSMTPTEFASWESWSKLVLAKMPLAYKAGATFLMASGTFEGYINGMVDDNGQPIGRVNYGIADGPQERLAGKEVIQVEDDVIAPYASAATGDVVAVYCNLKNYGFNSNMQMTMFRYFDHDTNEWVDKAILIADGKLIDPNGVVIVKKAAAS from the coding sequence ATGAAAGATTTCCTGAAAAAGCTTTTGAAAAATAAAGAAGAGGCTCGCTCTGCTCTTAAAGACAAGGGCTTGAAGAGCAATGACATTGTAGAAGTGCGTTCGATTGGTGCACAAGTGGAAGCTATTGATGCTGAAATCGCTGAGCTTCGGCAACAACTGGAGTCAATGCCTGATGATCCAATTGCGGGAGGGGCCACACCACCAGAACCCGAACAACGGGGAGCGGGACAACTTCCTGCTGGAAATGCAGCAATGGCTCAGTTCTTGAAATCATTCAACATCGGAGGGCAGTCGCAAGAACGCTCCGAGGAACCGGCTGACCCTTATGGAACTGTTGAATACCGGAACGCCTTTATGATCTTCGCAAAAACTGGCGAGGTTAAGCCGGAGCTGCGAGCTAATGCGACAACTACTACAGCTGATGTGTCGGCAGTCATTCCGACAACCATCCTTAATGAGATTATCAAGAAGGTAACCGTCTATGGTCAAGTCTTCAGTCGAGTGCGTAAGCTCAACATCAAGGGCGGGGTTGAGGTTCCGATTCTAACTCTCAAACCAGTGGCAACGTGGATCGGTGAAACAACGGTATCCGACAAGCAAAAAGCGCAGGCTAACACCAAACTTACATTCACCTATTTTGGACTGGAATGCAAAGTGGCTATTTCGCTTTTGGCAGATACAGTTACTCTTGCTGGATTTGAAACGGTAATTACTGATTTGATTGTTGAGGCTATGGTACAAGCAATTGACCTGGCCGTAATCAAAGGTACAGGCACGGGACAGCCCAAGGGGATCACTGTTGATACCCGTGTTCCGGCTGCTCAGATCGTATCTATGACACCAACCGAATTTGCAAGCTGGGAGAGTTGGTCAAAGCTTGTTCTTGCCAAGATGCCCCTGGCCTATAAGGCTGGAGCAACGTTCTTGATGGCTTCCGGTACGTTTGAAGGCTACATTAACGGGATGGTTGATGATAACGGTCAACCTATTGGCAGGGTTAATTATGGCATTGCCGATGGACCGCAGGAGCGGCTTGCTGGGAAAGAAGTTATCCAGGTTGAAGACGATGTAATTGCACCATACGCATCTGCTGCTACAGGTGATGTGGTAGCGGTGTACTGCAACCTCAAGAACTATGGGTTTAACTCCAACATGCAAATGACTATGTTCCGTTACTTCGACCATGACACGAATGAGTGGGTGGACAAGGCGATTCTGATTGCGGATGGCAAACTGATTGACCCTAACGGCGTGGTCATTGTCAAGAAGGCAGCAGCATCCTAA
- a CDS encoding terminase large subunit, with amino-acid sequence MSAPFASWLHEYMSLCRSGEILVGQELLQTFDILDEHLRDPNIRFEPEDGNKRIKFIEEKCRHFEAPYAGKPFKLVLFQKAFITALHAFKIFEEEIQRWVRLFQDVLFVVGRKNGKTPLIGAMNLAEFFCGPEGIKILCSSNDYEQASLMFDAINAMREESPSLEKVTRKNLTGIYFGNPKRRKKNSKFSYRNKGHIKKISAKTGAKEGRNIAVGAADEVHEMKDNSGVMPIRQSLSTQDEPLYYELTTEGFTNDGYLDGRMVEARQVLSRELHRPRWLVWMYTQDSEQEVWQDERTWVKSNPGLGTIKKWSFLRGMMEESKTNKATRIFVLAKDFNIKQNNAAAWLTMDDIVNSKDQTFDLEEMRGRVAIGGVDLSKSGDLACARALFLKDGKKFTVSQYFIPESKLSNLSKEDLEKYKEWIRQDRITVSPGNENDFRLVSAWFVKLVKDYGIRFLKIGYDKWSAVYWVKEMEEYGFDMVRVAQDWAPMSEPMKLVEADLKSDLIHYNNDGLDRWCLENTAITVNSKMEQMPIKVQGKEDRKIDGAVTLIVSYRVYIDNRSDFLRLCA; translated from the coding sequence ATGAGTGCGCCGTTTGCATCATGGCTGCATGAGTACATGTCACTATGCCGAAGCGGTGAAATATTAGTCGGGCAGGAGCTGCTGCAAACGTTCGATATTTTAGACGAACACCTGCGAGATCCCAACATCCGATTTGAACCGGAAGATGGAAACAAACGAATTAAATTTATTGAAGAGAAGTGCCGTCACTTTGAAGCGCCTTATGCGGGAAAGCCGTTCAAATTGGTATTGTTCCAGAAGGCGTTTATCACAGCTTTACATGCTTTCAAGATATTCGAAGAGGAAATTCAGCGCTGGGTACGTCTTTTCCAAGACGTACTATTTGTCGTGGGCCGGAAGAATGGCAAAACACCGTTAATCGGGGCCATGAATCTGGCTGAGTTCTTCTGCGGGCCAGAGGGCATCAAGATTCTTTGCTCCAGCAATGACTATGAGCAGGCTTCACTTATGTTTGATGCCATTAATGCCATGCGGGAAGAGAGTCCATCCCTTGAAAAGGTGACACGCAAAAACCTAACCGGCATTTACTTCGGAAACCCGAAACGCCGGAAGAAGAATAGTAAATTCAGCTACCGGAATAAGGGCCACATCAAGAAGATATCCGCCAAAACAGGTGCGAAGGAAGGCCGGAATATCGCGGTGGGCGCTGCGGATGAAGTCCATGAAATGAAGGACAACAGCGGCGTGATGCCGATCCGCCAATCCTTATCCACCCAGGATGAACCATTGTACTATGAGCTAACAACTGAGGGATTCACCAATGATGGATATCTGGACGGCAGGATGGTAGAGGCTCGACAGGTGCTGAGCCGGGAATTGCATCGCCCGCGCTGGCTGGTGTGGATGTACACACAGGACAGCGAACAGGAAGTATGGCAGGATGAGCGCACTTGGGTGAAGAGCAATCCGGGGCTTGGCACAATCAAGAAATGGAGCTTCCTTCGCGGGATGATGGAAGAGTCCAAGACCAACAAGGCTACTCGTATTTTTGTGTTGGCAAAGGACTTTAACATCAAACAAAACAACGCAGCTGCTTGGCTGACTATGGATGATATCGTCAACTCCAAGGATCAAACATTTGACCTGGAGGAAATGCGTGGGCGCGTAGCTATCGGCGGGGTGGATCTTTCCAAGTCTGGCGACTTGGCTTGTGCAAGAGCGTTGTTCCTAAAGGATGGTAAGAAATTTACGGTTTCGCAATACTTCATTCCAGAGTCGAAGTTGTCTAATCTTTCGAAAGAGGATTTAGAGAAGTACAAAGAATGGATTCGTCAGGACAGAATTACGGTGAGTCCAGGGAATGAAAATGATTTCCGTTTGGTTAGCGCCTGGTTCGTGAAGCTGGTCAAGGATTACGGGATTCGCTTCTTGAAGATCGGCTATGATAAGTGGTCCGCCGTTTATTGGGTGAAGGAGATGGAAGAGTACGGATTTGACATGGTTAGAGTCGCCCAGGATTGGGCACCGATGTCGGAGCCGATGAAGCTCGTTGAGGCAGACTTAAAAAGCGATCTGATTCATTACAACAATGACGGCCTGGATAGATGGTGTTTGGAAAACACGGCGATCACAGTCAATTCCAAGATGGAGCAAATGCCAATCAAGGTGCAAGGGAAAGAGGACAGGAAAATTGATGGAGCGGTTACCCTAATTGTTTCTTATCGGGTGTACATCGACAATCGCAGTGATTTCCTTCGCCTCTGCGCTTAG
- a CDS encoding phage portal protein — protein MALIDSLKGIVTKSKEFIRAKMLSGYMPVFSRFGNDIYASDVVQNCIDIIATEISKLQPRHIRTDNNGIQTTPRGNLNRLFKFGPNELMTTKDFLEKIVWLLFMNFNVFVYPVYTVQRREDGSESRSFSAMYPLNPYQVDFLQDPVGGLYVKMFFSSGENFTVPYSDVIHIRKRYSMNEIMGGGLNGQPDNEALLKILRINDTVLQGIEKGIKTSMSIRGVLKIATMMDDDTQRKERERFEKLMASGDSGILPIDLKGDFTPVSIDPKMVDKDTMDFLKTSVQEWFGVSLPMLARDYNDEQYQAFYESTLEPILIGLSQAFSKTIFSPRELDMGNEIVFYQRDMMYLSTAAKLELIKTAGEQGLLNDNQKLALLGYPPLPDGNRITQSLNYVDRAIINIYQLNGTKPQPTKAVKEDAEE, from the coding sequence GTGGCGTTAATTGATAGTTTGAAAGGGATTGTTACAAAATCGAAGGAATTCATCAGAGCCAAAATGTTGAGTGGTTACATGCCTGTCTTCAGTCGGTTCGGAAATGATATCTACGCTTCAGACGTGGTGCAAAACTGTATTGATATTATTGCAACAGAAATCAGTAAGCTTCAGCCGAGGCATATCCGTACTGACAACAATGGCATCCAGACAACACCGCGCGGAAATCTGAACAGACTTTTCAAATTTGGGCCAAACGAGTTAATGACGACAAAAGATTTCTTGGAAAAGATCGTTTGGCTACTCTTTATGAATTTCAATGTGTTCGTTTATCCGGTCTATACAGTACAACGGCGCGAAGATGGTTCAGAAAGTCGGAGTTTTTCTGCGATGTATCCGCTCAATCCCTATCAGGTTGATTTCCTTCAAGATCCTGTTGGCGGTTTGTATGTGAAAATGTTTTTTTCTTCGGGCGAGAACTTTACGGTTCCTTACTCTGATGTGATTCATATCAGAAAGCGGTATTCAATGAATGAAATCATGGGCGGGGGGCTGAACGGTCAGCCAGATAATGAGGCGCTGCTGAAGATCCTGCGGATCAATGACACCGTGCTGCAAGGAATCGAAAAAGGCATCAAGACAAGCATGTCCATACGGGGAGTGCTAAAGATTGCAACCATGATGGATGATGATACGCAGCGTAAGGAGCGGGAGAGATTTGAAAAGCTAATGGCTTCAGGTGATTCCGGCATACTCCCGATTGACTTAAAGGGAGATTTCACGCCTGTGTCCATTGATCCGAAGATGGTGGATAAAGATACGATGGACTTTCTTAAAACTAGCGTTCAGGAATGGTTCGGTGTTTCTTTACCTATGCTTGCCCGTGATTACAATGATGAGCAGTATCAGGCTTTCTACGAAAGCACCTTAGAACCTATTTTAATCGGACTCAGTCAAGCCTTTTCAAAAACGATCTTCAGCCCCCGGGAGCTTGATATGGGGAATGAGATCGTTTTTTATCAGCGGGACATGATGTACCTCAGTACAGCGGCCAAGCTTGAATTGATCAAGACGGCAGGGGAGCAGGGGCTACTCAATGATAATCAAAAGCTGGCTCTGCTCGGTTACCCTCCACTCCCGGATGGCAACCGAATTACGCAGAGCCTTAACTATGTGGATCGAGCCATCATCAACATCTATCAGTTGAACGGAACGAAGCCCCAACCTACTAAGGCGGTGAAAGAAGATGCAGAAGAATAA